A section of the Anabaena cylindrica PCC 7122 genome encodes:
- a CDS encoding HesA/MoeB/ThiF family protein — MINLTPTELERYSRQMMLPNFGEAAQKRLKSATVLVSGVGGLGGTAALYLAVAGVGRLILVRGGDLRLDDMNRQILMTDDWVGKPRVFKAQETLKAINPDVEVDVVHDYITAENVDSLVQSADMALDCAHNFTERNLLNEACVRSRKPMVEAAMDGMEAYLTTIIPGVTPCLSCLFPEKPDWDRRGFSVLGAVSGTLACLTALEAVKLITGFSQPLLSELLTIDLNRMEFAKRRSHRDRNCPVCGNTAPWRYSQSQPLTV, encoded by the coding sequence TTGATCAACCTAACGCCTACCGAATTAGAACGCTATAGTCGCCAAATGATGCTTCCGAACTTTGGCGAAGCGGCTCAAAAGCGCCTCAAATCAGCGACTGTTCTGGTGTCGGGTGTGGGGGGATTAGGCGGTACGGCGGCGCTTTACTTAGCAGTAGCAGGCGTTGGGCGGCTAATCTTAGTCCGGGGTGGTGATTTGCGGCTGGATGATATGAATCGTCAGATTTTAATGACTGACGACTGGGTGGGTAAACCTAGAGTATTCAAAGCCCAAGAAACACTAAAAGCCATCAATCCTGATGTGGAAGTAGACGTAGTTCACGATTACATCACCGCAGAAAATGTGGACTCATTGGTGCAATCGGCGGATATGGCTTTGGATTGCGCTCACAATTTCACCGAACGCAACTTGTTAAATGAAGCCTGTGTGCGATCGCGTAAGCCAATGGTAGAGGCAGCTATGGACGGGATGGAGGCTTACCTCACCACGATTATTCCTGGTGTCACCCCTTGTTTATCCTGTCTGTTTCCAGAAAAGCCTGATTGGGATCGGCGCGGTTTTTCCGTTCTAGGGGCTGTGTCTGGGACTTTGGCTTGTTTAACAGCCTTAGAAGCCGTAAAGCTAATTACTGGTTTTAGTCAACCGCTATTGTCAGAACTGCTGACGATTGACTTAAACAGAATGGAATTTGCTAAACGTCGTTCTCACCGCGATCGCAATTGTCCCGTCTGCGGCAATACTGCACCTTGGAGATACTCCCAATCTCAACCGTTAACGGTGTAA
- the nifE gene encoding nitrogenase iron-molybdenum cofactor biosynthesis protein NifE — translation MKITQGKINELLSESGCEHNQKKQGEKKNKSCTQQAQPGAAQGGCAFDGAMIALVPITDAAHLVHGPIACAGNSWGSRGSLSSGPMLYKTGFTTDIGENDVIFGGEKKLYKAILELKERYTPAAIFVYATCVTALIGDDVDAVCKVAAEKIGIPVIPVIAPGFIGSKNLGNRFGGEALLEYVVGTAEPEYTTPYDINLIGEYNIAGEMWGVLPLFEKLGIRVLSKITGDARYEEIRYAHRAKLNVMICSRALLNMARKMEERYNIPFIEESFYGIDDINRCLRTVAKKLGDADLMARTEKLIADETAALDIALAPYRERLKGKRVVLYTGGVKSWSIISAANDLGIEVVATSTRKSTEEDKAKIKKLLGNDGIMLEKGNAQELLKLVRDTNADMLIAGGRNQYTALKARIPFLDINQERHHPYAGYVGMVEMARELYEALYSPVWEQIRKPAPWDEEEVLSK, via the coding sequence GTTACTTAGTGAGTCAGGATGCGAACATAATCAAAAGAAACAAGGAGAAAAGAAAAACAAGTCTTGTACACAACAAGCTCAACCAGGTGCGGCTCAAGGGGGTTGTGCTTTTGATGGGGCGATGATTGCTTTAGTACCTATTACTGATGCTGCTCATTTGGTTCACGGGCCGATCGCTTGTGCTGGTAATTCTTGGGGTAGTCGTGGTAGTCTCTCTTCTGGCCCTATGCTTTATAAGACTGGTTTTACCACTGATATTGGTGAAAATGATGTCATTTTTGGTGGTGAGAAAAAGCTCTATAAAGCAATTTTGGAATTAAAGGAACGCTATACACCAGCAGCGATATTTGTTTATGCTACTTGCGTAACTGCTCTGATTGGTGATGATGTTGATGCAGTTTGTAAGGTTGCGGCTGAGAAGATTGGTATTCCTGTAATTCCTGTTATTGCTCCGGGTTTTATTGGTAGTAAAAATCTGGGTAATCGCTTTGGTGGTGAAGCTTTACTAGAATATGTAGTGGGAACTGCTGAACCAGAATATACCACGCCTTATGATATTAATTTAATTGGTGAGTACAATATTGCTGGAGAAATGTGGGGCGTTTTGCCTTTATTTGAAAAGCTAGGTATTCGCGTTTTATCGAAAATTACTGGTGATGCTCGTTATGAAGAGATTCGTTATGCTCACCGGGCTAAATTAAATGTAATGATTTGCTCACGGGCGCTGTTAAATATGGCACGAAAAATGGAGGAACGTTATAACATTCCTTTCATTGAAGAGTCTTTTTATGGTATTGATGATATTAACCGTTGTCTGCGAACTGTTGCTAAAAAATTAGGTGATGCTGATTTAATGGCACGGACTGAAAAGTTAATTGCTGATGAAACTGCGGCTTTAGATATTGCACTTGCTCCCTATAGAGAACGCCTGAAAGGTAAGCGGGTGGTTTTATATACTGGCGGTGTGAAAAGTTGGTCAATTATTTCGGCAGCTAATGATTTAGGAATTGAAGTTGTTGCAACTAGTACTCGCAAAAGTACAGAGGAAGATAAGGCCAAAATTAAGAAGTTGTTGGGCAATGATGGCATTATGTTGGAGAAGGGGAATGCCCAAGAATTATTGAAGTTGGTGCGAGATACTAACGCAGATATGCTTATTGCTGGGGGACGGAATCAATATACGGCTTTGAAGGCGCGGATTCCTTTTCTGGATATTAACCAAGAACGTCACCATCCTTATGCGGGTTATGTGGGGATGGTGGAAATGGCGCGGGAGTTGTATGAGGCTTTATACAGTCCTGTCTGGGAACAAATACGTAAGCCGGCTCCTTGGGATGAAGAGGAAGTGCTTTCAAAGTAG
- a CDS encoding NifX-associated nitrogen fixation protein: protein MSENNSVNGTATSTPITSPFLKALVQQIRAQDTYGTYRNWADELILKPFVVTKQKKREISIEGEVDLATISRINAFFRAVASSIEKETGLISHVVVDLGHEGFGWALVFSGRLLLTVKTLRDAHRYGFDSLEKLEEEGASFVNKGIDLAKRFPEVGNI from the coding sequence ATGAGTGAAAATAACAGTGTCAACGGAACCGCTACAAGCACACCAATAACTTCACCATTTCTCAAAGCATTAGTTCAACAAATCCGGGCACAAGATACTTATGGAACTTACCGGAATTGGGCTGACGAATTAATCTTAAAACCTTTTGTTGTCACCAAACAAAAGAAACGAGAAATTTCCATCGAAGGTGAAGTTGACCTAGCAACAATATCACGAATTAACGCCTTCTTCAGGGCTGTAGCCTCCAGCATCGAGAAAGAAACCGGATTAATTTCTCATGTTGTAGTTGATTTAGGTCATGAAGGATTCGGTTGGGCATTAGTCTTTTCAGGTCGTTTATTGTTAACTGTAAAAACCTTACGTGATGCCCATCGCTACGGCTTTGATTCCCTAGAAAAACTGGAAGAAGAAGGAGCATCATTCGTCAACAAAGGCATTGATTTAGCCAAACGTTTCCCCGAAGTAGGAAATATTTAA
- the nifN gene encoding nitrogenase iron-molybdenum cofactor biosynthesis protein NifN, whose translation MAIVNTPNKSLTVNPLKQSQALGASLAFLGLKGAMPLFHGSQGCTAFAKVVLVRHFREAIPLATTAMTEVTTILGGEENVEQAILTLVEKAKPEIIGLCTTGLTETRGDDIEGFLKEIRKRHPELDYLAIAFAPTPDFKGALQDGFAAAVESIVREIPKTGGIKPEQITILAGSAFTPGDVQEVREIVTAFGFEAIFVPDLGASLDGHLEDEYSAVTVSGTTLKQLRSLGSSAFTLALGESMRGAAKILQERFGTDYEVFKDLTGLEPVDEFLQALAVLSGNPVPEKYRRQRRQLQDAMLDTHFYFGAKRVSLALEPDLLWSMVHFLQSMGASIHAAVTTTRSHLLEHLPVKSVTIGDLEDLEELAVGSDLLIGNSNVNAIAKRLKIPFYRLGIPIYDRLGNGLFTKVGYRGTMEVLFGMGNLFLEHEETLMINHWSSVINRE comes from the coding sequence ATGGCAATTGTTAATACTCCAAACAAGTCTCTTACGGTTAATCCGCTGAAACAAAGTCAGGCTTTGGGTGCATCTTTGGCTTTTTTGGGGTTGAAGGGTGCTATGCCTTTGTTTCACGGTTCTCAAGGTTGTACTGCTTTTGCTAAGGTGGTTTTGGTGCGGCATTTTCGGGAGGCAATTCCTCTTGCTACTACAGCTATGACGGAAGTCACTACTATTTTGGGTGGTGAGGAAAATGTTGAGCAAGCTATTTTGACTTTGGTGGAAAAGGCGAAACCGGAAATTATCGGTTTGTGTACAACTGGGTTAACGGAAACTAGGGGGGATGATATTGAGGGTTTTTTGAAGGAAATCCGCAAACGTCATCCTGAACTTGACTATTTAGCGATCGCATTTGCCCCGACTCCTGATTTTAAAGGTGCGTTACAAGATGGTTTTGCAGCAGCTGTAGAAAGCATTGTTAGAGAGATTCCCAAAACCGGCGGAATTAAACCGGAACAAATCACCATTTTGGCTGGTTCTGCTTTCACTCCCGGAGATGTGCAGGAAGTTCGGGAAATTGTCACCGCTTTTGGATTTGAAGCAATTTTTGTACCCGATTTGGGTGCTTCTCTAGATGGACATCTGGAGGATGAATATAGTGCGGTGACGGTTAGCGGGACAACTCTTAAACAATTGCGTTCCTTGGGTAGTTCGGCTTTCACTTTGGCTTTGGGTGAAAGTATGCGGGGTGCTGCCAAGATTCTGCAAGAGCGTTTTGGCACAGATTACGAAGTATTTAAGGATTTGACAGGTTTAGAACCTGTGGATGAGTTCCTGCAAGCGTTAGCGGTTTTGAGCGGTAATCCCGTACCCGAAAAATATCGCCGTCAACGTCGTCAGTTGCAAGATGCAATGTTGGATACTCACTTTTACTTCGGTGCAAAACGGGTATCTTTAGCGCTAGAACCAGATTTACTTTGGTCTATGGTGCATTTTTTGCAGTCAATGGGGGCATCTATTCATGCTGCTGTGACAACCACGCGATCGCATTTATTAGAACATCTTCCCGTCAAAAGCGTTACTATCGGCGACTTAGAAGATTTAGAAGAATTGGCTGTAGGTTCGGATTTGCTGATTGGTAACTCCAACGTGAATGCAATCGCCAAACGTCTCAAAATCCCCTTCTACCGTCTCGGAATTCCCATCTACGACCGATTAGGAAATGGCTTATTTACCAAAGTAGGCTATCGCGGCACAATGGAAGTTTTATTTGGGATGGGAAACCTCTTTTTAGAACACGAAGAGACATTAATGATAAATCATTGGTCATCAGTAATTAATAGGGAATAG
- a CDS encoding FeoA family protein gives MFTPFSFTGCSLELLKPGEKGIIISCKTQDESIRKKLISMGITTGNSIILEQQFPSLIVKFNNISMTIDRQTARAIYVRVVDG, from the coding sequence ATGTTTACTCCTTTTAGTTTTACAGGTTGCTCTTTAGAATTGCTCAAGCCAGGAGAAAAAGGAATTATAATTTCCTGTAAAACTCAGGATGAAAGCATTCGTAAAAAACTCATTTCTATGGGAATAACAACCGGAAATAGTATAATTTTAGAACAGCAATTTCCCTCTTTAATCGTTAAATTTAATAATATTTCTATGACGATAGATCGGCAAACAGCCCGCGCTATTTATGTCCGTGTGGTTGATGGTTGA
- the nifX gene encoding nitrogen fixation protein NifX, giving the protein MNVKIAFTTTDRIHVNAHFGWAKEIDVYEISDNGYEFLETLKFEGDLKEDGNEDKITPKLEALNDCTIVYVVAIGGSAAARLIKKGVTPVKAKSEEEKIEEILNKLVTTLKGNPPPWLRKALNKTNTNFAEEVENEAAV; this is encoded by the coding sequence ATGAACGTGAAAATTGCCTTCACCACAACAGACAGAATTCATGTTAATGCTCACTTCGGTTGGGCTAAAGAAATAGATGTTTATGAAATTTCAGACAATGGATATGAATTCCTCGAAACTCTGAAATTTGAAGGCGACCTCAAAGAAGACGGTAACGAAGATAAAATCACACCTAAACTTGAGGCATTAAATGATTGTACAATCGTTTATGTAGTCGCCATAGGTGGTAGCGCCGCCGCTCGTTTAATCAAAAAAGGTGTAACACCAGTTAAGGCTAAATCAGAAGAAGAAAAAATCGAAGAAATTCTGAACAAATTAGTCACAACACTCAAAGGCAACCCCCCACCTTGGTTGCGTAAAGCCTTGAACAAAACCAATACAAACTTTGCAGAAGAAGTAGAAAACGAAGCAGCCGTATGA
- a CDS encoding CCE_0567 family metalloprotein: MTIEELTTKIRKLNSKAGQMKMDLHDLAEGLPADYKTLMDVAAETYEIYRQLDELKQQLKQLESAK, translated from the coding sequence ATGACCATCGAGGAACTCACAACAAAGATTAGAAAGCTAAATAGCAAAGCAGGTCAAATGAAAATGGATCTGCACGATTTAGCAGAAGGACTACCAGCAGATTACAAAACACTGATGGATGTTGCCGCCGAAACCTATGAAATCTACCGACAATTAGATGAACTCAAGCAGCAACTCAAACAACTGGAGAGTGCAAAATGA
- the nifW gene encoding nitrogenase-stabilizing/protective protein NifW, translating into MTGTIQEFNKLADAEEYFIFFQLPYDQQFVNINRLHILKKFSQYMQEIDNTSPNLSDTEKLTQYSLALQKAYEVFIESTPHEQKLFKVFNDKPKNVVTLTEITSD; encoded by the coding sequence ATGACTGGAACTATTCAAGAATTCAATAAACTCGCAGATGCAGAAGAATATTTTATCTTCTTTCAACTGCCCTACGACCAACAATTTGTAAACATAAATCGTCTCCATATATTGAAAAAATTCTCTCAATATATGCAAGAGATTGATAATACTTCTCCTAACTTGAGTGATACAGAAAAATTAACTCAATATTCCTTAGCTTTGCAAAAAGCTTATGAAGTTTTTATTGAATCAACACCCCATGAACAAAAGCTGTTCAAAGTGTTTAACGATAAGCCAAAGAATGTAGTCACGCTGACAGAAATCACTTCTGATTAG
- a CDS encoding HesB/IscA family protein — translation MAVTLTEKAEFRLWAFLRGSATDESNKATKGVRISVKDGGCSGYEYGIDITSQPQPDDIVTQQGNVLLYVDAKSAPLLEGVVIDFVEGVMDSGFKFTNPNATDTCGCGKSFKAGDCSPEGVPCS, via the coding sequence ATGGCTGTTACTTTAACAGAAAAAGCAGAATTTCGTCTGTGGGCATTTTTAAGAGGTTCCGCAACCGACGAATCTAATAAAGCCACAAAAGGTGTCCGCATCTCTGTCAAAGATGGTGGTTGTAGTGGCTATGAATATGGAATCGACATTACAAGTCAGCCTCAACCAGATGATATCGTAACCCAACAAGGAAATGTGTTGCTTTACGTGGACGCTAAAAGTGCGCCCTTATTAGAAGGTGTAGTAATTGATTTTGTTGAGGGAGTAATGGACAGCGGTTTCAAGTTCACCAATCCCAATGCAACTGATACCTGCGGTTGTGGAAAGTCTTTTAAAGCAGGTGATTGTTCACCTGAAGGTGTACCTTGCAGCTAA
- a CDS encoding 2Fe-2S iron-sulfur cluster-binding protein has product MAYQVRLLNKKDNLDTTIECDEETTILDAAEEAGIELPFSCHSGSCSSCVGKVVEGEINQDDQIFLDDDQMAKGFALLCVTYPRSNCTIKTHQEPYLV; this is encoded by the coding sequence ATGGCTTATCAAGTAAGATTGTTGAACAAAAAAGACAACCTTGACACCACAATTGAATGTGACGAAGAAACTACAATTCTAGATGCAGCAGAAGAAGCCGGTATTGAATTGCCCTTCTCTTGTCATTCCGGTTCTTGCTCTAGCTGTGTAGGTAAGGTTGTAGAAGGTGAAATCAACCAAGATGATCAAATCTTCTTAGATGATGATCAAATGGCCAAAGGCTTCGCTCTATTGTGCGTTACATACCCTCGCTCTAACTGCACAATTAAAACCCATCAAGAGCCTTATCTAGTCTAA